One Emys orbicularis isolate rEmyOrb1 chromosome 20, rEmyOrb1.hap1, whole genome shotgun sequence genomic window, AAGAGACGAGAAAATGGCAAAAGGGATGAATCCAAGGTAAAAACCCTCCTGGAGGATGAAAACCCCTCCATCaccggggggctgggggtgtcccaGGATGGTGTAACTCCCACAtggtctgtggggcagggagcaggggccacGGGGCAGACATCACAGTGCCGGGGAGTGGGAGGGCAGGTGCTGGCAGGCACCAGGGTGGGACTAGCTGGTGCCCTTAGCTGCCCCTGCTCGAGGGAAGCCTGTGGGGAGTCGGGGGTTAAACCATCCTGCTGAATCCCAGAATCACTGATTGTGTCTTCAAATAAAAAATTACACCTGTGCCCGGGGCGCCGGGCgggggaggtttttttttacAGACGTTCACGCAGTGGAAGGTACCGTACGCAGGGGCTTCATGTCAGGGACGAGGGGCCCTGGCCATCCCATCCTCGTGGCTTCCATGTCTCTCAGGCCAGGGCATTGGGCGGCCATTTCTGTGAGGACCCTGTCCAAGGACCACACCCAAATCCTTGTAGGGTCCCCCAGcctgagggcaggggcaggccccGGAGGAGTCGGGGCCAGGATGAGAGATGCCTCGCTGGCAGCACCCTTCTCTCCTGGGGCCGTTGCctctgctctgtcccaggccttcgtgTCACCTGGCCGGCTTGGGGCCATATGTGGTGCACGCAGACCCACCAGGGCAGCTCCCTCCCTCATCCATACACAGCCCCAGGGCAGGTGCAACCTGGCACCTCTCGCCAACCAGGCGCCTGCTGATGGGGCTGGCACTGCCCTTACACCAGCTATCTTAGAAGGGACGCGTGAGTCTGCCTGGCAGCGTCTCGcctgcagtgctgggaggggcTAACGCCCCCATCCCGACTTGACTCTGGTCTCCCCAAAGGTCCTACATGCTGCTGCGCTGCACTGAGGTTCATGGAACCTCTGCAGCTGAGCCTAGAGAGAGGGAGCCCGCGCTGGTGGGCCATGGcctagccctgcccctcagcCCGATGGACCAGAGAGCAGGCTCTCCGCGGAGTAGTGCGGAGAGGTGAAGCCAGGAGGAGGGGACGATGGGGCAGGCAtcctggccccctccctcaggaagccgagggggaggggcaggacacCCCTTTCCTCGGTTTGGGGGCGTTCATCATTTTTCTGAGTCCATCTTGATGATGTTCATCAGGGCGTTTTTGAGGCTGTTCTTGCTGGGGGACTTGACAGCGGGTTTGAGGCCGGTGGCCTCAGCCTCATCCCCCCTCAGTTCCATCTCGATGGTCATGACGACCTTTGAACTGCGGGGGGACTCGGCACCCGCCTTGGGGGTACCTTCCCTGCCTGCTAACCGCTATTTCTTATCCTTGCGGGACTCGCCCAGGCCGCCCTTGGATTTCTTCTCACTGGCCGACTTGGTGCTCCGGCTATGGTCCAGCATGGCGTACAGgacagggggctgtgggggagaaggagagcGGTGAGGCTGGcagctgcagtggggcagggaggctgTGGCTGACAGGTAAACTCCACCCCCAAGTGTGTGGGGAGACGCCGGCAGCAAACGCTGTCAGGGCTGGCTCGGGGCAGCGGGGGGGCCTTAGCATGCTGGGCCGTTTCCCAGGTCTGTAACCCTCCTTCCAGCCCCGCCGGCACTTGGGCCGTGAGCCCGTGGGGTGCTGTGAGACCTCAACTGCTGCTGGATTCAGGGGAGCTAAGGGCAacccacaggatcaggccctaactcgGGACCTTTCTGTGGGTCCCATTGGAGGCAGCGGGAGATTTACCAGTGACTTGAGGGAGAGCAGGTTacttccctctctccttcccagggGCGCgctcccactggcagccaaggGCTCAGTTGTTTTCCTTGTGAGGCTGGAGTGTGATGCTGGGAGCTGAGATAGGTGGGTTCTAGTCCCGCCTCCTGCTGCCTCACTGCTCCTCCCTGGGCCTGTGTTTCCCTGTCTGCAAAGGGGGACCCGGGTGCTTTACCCCCTTTGAGATCTGGGGCTGGCAGTAGCTCTGTTAGTGCTGGCTTAtgagtcttcccccccccccccctgtcatGTTCTCTCCTGCTCACCTGGCGGCCTCGTTTTGATGAATCCTTGGCTGACCGGTGCAGTTTGCCTTTCTCCATAGCACTAAATGAGAACAGAAATAGGTCAGCACTGCCTGTAAGACgcctgattcatagattccatggccagagaggaccattgtgaccatctaatctgacctcctggataacacagatCACAGGACttgcctgaattaattcctgtttgaagtagagcagagcttttaggaaaatatcccatctcaatttaaaaatggccagtgatggagaatcccccatcACCTTTGGTAagttcttccaatggttaattaccctcactgctaaaaaatTGCACATTGTGTCTAGTCTGAAttcgtctagcttcaacttccagccattggatcgtattagatctttgctagactgaagagccagttattaaatatttgttccccatgtaggtacataaacataagaacataagaacagccatactgggtcagaccaaaggtccatctagcccagtatcctgtctaccgacagtggccaatgccaggtgcctgtGAACAAGTCACCTctgaactttctctttgttaagataaataggttgagctccttgaatctatcattaggaggcaggttttctaaaccattcattgttctcatggctcttctcttctgacccctctccagttcgtcaacatctttcttgaattgtggacacctgaACTGGatgcagggctccagcagcggtcacaccagtgccagatacaaaggtaaaataacctccctactccaacttgatattcccctgttgATGTATCCAAGGATTGCAgtggcccttttggccacagcatcgcactgggagccctgacccccaaatcttttgcAGAGTCTCCTACCCTGTAagcatggcctgcattctttgctcCTACATGTAGACACTGACATATGGCCATACTCAAATGCAGATGGTTTGCTTGTGTCCAGCTTGCCAAGCGATGCAGAGCAGGGGCAACTGGACTCTGAACTGGCCGGGGGCTTCTGAAAGGAGCCACTGGCTTCACACCAGCCTCACTGTAGCTTCCCCGCAGATCGCAGCAGGAGCCAGTGCAGGAGGCAGGATGAGCATGGTCCTGACccatccctggccccgccctgccaTTACCCATCCCCTGAGTGAATTAGTCACCTGAGCCTTCCCCCTGCAGATACCCCCTAGGGGATGCCAGCCCAACATGCAGCCCCCTACACaacacttcccccaccccagccccaaccccccatcccagcacagtgatctccccaccccaccccctgcactgtgCTCCACCCCATGCTCCATCTCCCagcaccccagcccagcccacgcCGTGCCCCTCCAGCACATCCCTACCTGAGTTGCCTCTGCAGCGTTGCCTGCCTCCTTAGCCAGCAATACCTGATGAGATAGCCTATCACCACCACGAGGATGACCAACCCCAGCACTCCTCCGATGACGGCCCCCAAGACCACACCGTACCTGATGGGTACTGAGGAGGAGAGGGACCTGTTACCAAGGCACATGCCCTAGTACTCTGGCCCTAGCCCCACTTTGGCTCAACCGCCAGATAGAGGCTGGAGGCCGGAAGCCCTGGGGGAGGGTCTCCGGCCTGGGCTCTGCAGCAGCTCTGACTAGGGTGGGCCCtctggccttaacatctgtgAAACCCATGGGGGTTCGGCGGGGCCCTGAACATGGTTCCTTAGCAGTATTTATTATCTATAGTACTATCGCACTGACTGACCCAACTGAGAACAGACCctcgttgtgccaggtgctgcacagacacacaatgtctccagggagctcacagtctaaatatacaatgggtgggagggaaaactgaggcatagcgAAGGGATGGGGCTTGCCCAAGGTcggtggcacagctgggattagtacacacacaggcacacctAGAACGCTGCTCATGCTCAGAGCTGGGGAGGTGGGACAGCCCAAGATACAAGGCTCCAGTTCAGCCCCCCATGGTACTGCCTGGGGGTGGGTCCCGTGTCATGGCTGTGTCAGATGAGTTATTTGGGGTCTCAGTGCTGCCCCTAGTGGCTGGCAGCAGACTAGCACATAGCGGCATCATCCAGTGACTGCAGGACTTCTTGCCAAGGTGTGTTGAGACAGTGGGGCCTGTGGTGGGGcggggaacagggctgggggggtgctgcCAGTCTTGCCACTGGCTTAACAAGAGGATTTGCTCTTCAGAAGTTCCATTCTTCAACCACAGCCCACCATTTCCATCTCCCCACATTGGTAGGGGCCTCGGGATCTGCCCCCAAGACTCCAGGAGTTAGAGCTGCAAAAGTCCTGTTAGGTTTCTACAGTCCCTCACCTGGGTGTCAGGGCAGGATTATTCCCTATGGGCTACTCCCCAAGGCCTTGTCCAGTGTTGtgggcagcacctagcacaaagggcctACACTCCTGGCTGGGACCCTTAGGTGCTGCTGGAACATCAACAGTGATCACTGGAAACACTGTCAGCCCTGTGCTGGATGTTATCTGctccagggcagagttaaggatggAAAGGGCCATGGAAGGGATCTGTGTGCTAAATCTAGAGGGGGCATGAGGGAAGAGaggacagggggtgcagagggtggAGTTaaggagaggtggcaggagggTGGGCTCTCTGGCTTATTGAGGGGctcaaaggggtgggggtggctctggACCATGCCAGGGCGGTGGGGGCAAAGTTAGGATAGCCCCGGGtcccttccctgggaatcccCGACTTAGGTGCGGCGCCTATGTGGTGCTGAGATTTCTCAGCCCCTGACTCCAGCAGGTGCTGAGGGAGTGCGGCTCCGTGCAGGATCGGGCCAGTAACTGCCAGCCTGAACCCAGCATGAGCAGAGAAGCTCCCCATATACTGGGTTTCCTCATCCAGACCCCAGGCTGAGGCAGTTTGGAGTCACGTGTGGGTCTGAGGGGTGAGATGGGGTCATGTGTGAGTcttgggggtgggacagggccacatgggtctcaggggcagggtggggtcaTGTGTGGGtcgaaggggcaggacaggaccATGTATGGGttgagggcagggtggggccataTGCGAGTCTGAGGGGTGGGATCAGGTGTGGGGCACCCCAGATAACAAGGGGCAGGCGAGGAGGGTGTTGATGCTGTGACTGGAAGTTAGCAGGCTCCCACAtctcagggggcagggccacgtGCCGAGCGCCTTCCCGCCGTACCTTTCTCGAAGACATAGAGGGTGACCTGAGACGACTTGCCGCCAATGTCGGGTGGGTTCTTGACGTCGCAGGTGAAGGTGCCGTTGTCGGTGTAGTCCAGGTTGCGGATGATGATGGAGCCGTCCTTGCGGTGTGGGTCCCCCACCCACTCCATGCGATTCTTGAAGGCGCCCACTTCACTGAGATAGGGCTGCCCCTTCACAAAGTGGAATATCTGGGGGAAGACACAAGAGAGCGATGAGGATGCGAGCTAAGCCGGGGCAGAGCCTAGGGGATGGGAAGGATGGACGCAGGGGCCCGGCCTGGGCCACCAGCCTCTTACTGAGATGGTGTCCTTGCCGCTCTCTGGCTGGAACAGCCAGGTGATGGAGACATCTTCAGAGATCCACTCGCTGGACCAGAAGCTGCAGGCGAGGGTGACCTGTGATCCCACCGTGCCATGGACCTCCCGGTGTGTGTAAACGTGGATGGCCAGGGTCGGAGCCAGCACTGCAGGGAGACAAAGCCGGAGAGTCAttccagccccgctgcccaggagcagatcccagccagcccccgcccactgctctgcAGGTATGCTAGGCCCCTAGGCACCCTGCCCACATCTGCATGCGTGGGCGGGAAAGGGGCAAAATACCCAGCAATGGAGAGTCCCAGCTAGTAAAGGacaattctctctccctcccagcccagggaaGCCCTGCCACAGCCCGGGGCTTTGGTGTCTCTGTGTCACACGCGGAGcacagtgatttgcccaaggtcacgtagCCAGGTAGTAGCAGAGCCACGACTGTAGCGTAGACAGCCTGGATGCCAGGCTGGTGCTTTACCCACAATGGGATCCTTCCCCCGTACGTGGAGCCAAAGCGTGGCACCGGGTGTCACACAGCGCCTGTCCCGGCAGGCAGAGGCTGTCCAGGCTGCGCAGTGGAAGGAGGTGTTAGTAGCTCCTATGGGACTCCCTCTTACGATAGCCCCTGTGCATTGGTGTAGGGCTATGCCACACAAGGGCACCATCTCCGTCACCGGTGGCATGCCCGGTGCTGTGCTGGGCATGGAGAGTCTAGAGGGGTTTCCATCCTCggtgccggggggtgggggaggtgttaGCAGAAGCCCCTAGGCAATGCGGTCACTGAATTCTCTAgatgggctcagccagccctgactcccaggccagcaggcGCATGGCTCCCTCAGGAGGCTGCGTGCCCACCTTGGCACAGCGCTCGCTGGAAACATGCCGGCTGGGGGGCAAAGGCCCCTTTGTTCCATTTCGGAGAATACACAAGGGCTGGGCCCTGACACTGGCCCATTGTGCCCGCTGTGTATGGCTTTGTTCTagtcccctcccctccgcccGGCCCAGCTCTGCTGGAGGAGGCTTTGGCGGGCTCACTGGGCTCCGGGTCGAGGGCCAGAACATTGCTGGGCGTGCTGGAGCCACTTGGGTGATGCTGAGCTGGCAGCTCAAAGGGGGAATTGTGCTCCAGACAAGCGCTCACCCAGGCCTTTGTCCACCCCCGAGCTGACATTCCTGACAGTGGAGGGAGATTTCCCTGCTGTTCCACCCTGGCTGCCCAGTGTGGGGTCTCACCCTCTCGCTGGCTTGAGGGGCAAGTCCTGGGCCAGACAGAGCAACGGGGCCAGACACCCCTCAGGAATGTCTGTCCAGACTGGACCAGCGCCACTGGCTAGATGGCCATTCACAGCTGCCCTAGGCCGGGGGATGCCCTGGCTGACACCTGCGGGGCCACTGCCCTCTGCGACCCATGTCTCTTCCCGTTCCCTAGTGCAGCCCTGTGAGGGATGGCGCCTCCTGCCCCCACGTCAACGctgagggtggggcagggattgtcagAGGCGCTGGCTGGAGGCCAAGGCCCTGCCgtggtctgggctggggctcatCCTGGCTAGGAGAGGAGCTGAGGTTAGCTGATGAGTGCTAGCTAAGCTCCACTTCTTCCCTACTGCAGGTGCCGGGTGCCCCTTGTCGCTGGTTTTAGCCATGGCTCCTCCTAGGACCTGACTCAACCACCGCCCCTTAGCGAGACACACCCTAGCGGGGTGGTTTAGAGCTGCTGGGCCCCATTCGGTGCCTCTGCAtgagctgggcccagccagcaCTCAGCTttgctcctctctccctgctacGGGCAGCAGATCCTGCCCGATGGAGCGGTGGGCGCTGGCAGCTGGCCACAGCCAGGCAGGAGCCATGGCACTCAACAGGCCAAGGATGGGGCAGAAAGAGGACCCACAACCAAAGGACGCACAATTGCTCCCAGGCCACTGCCATGGGCAGCTGGTCCcgggagccaggctgggccccTGGGGCCGGTTGTGGGGAGAGTGGTGCTGCTGGAGCTCCGGATGTCTGAGCTGGAAGGCTGTGCTGCGCTCCAGTAACGCAGACATTGCAGTCAGCCGCTGGCCTCACCTCAGTCACCGCAGCTAAAAGGGGcgtgctcctgccccaccctgactaAGGGGgtcagaccctgcaccccccagccccacttacACTGAGCAGGCAGGCCAGCGCTGTGGGGAAATGCCACTGTGCAGAGGGGCGCACCAGGCCTgtgtctcccttccctcctggaCTGGCTGGAGCAGAAGGATGGGCCCGTGGGAGACCTGCCTTCGATTCCCTTCCCTGCTGCGGGCTCCCTGCAtaaccttgggccagtcactcagCTCACGGGGTTTCACTtcctctcctgccctctcccgggctgtgaggagaaatacaCTGATGTCTGGGATGTGAAAGGGCCTCGAGAAGCACCGAGCACAgctaggagcagggctggctgaggCTGGCATTCAGGAAAATGTCTTATCTGATGCCTCTCCAAGGGTGGCTCGTGGCATTCTACCAAATACAAACTGAGCCATTGGGCCATAGGtccaggggaagggcagggaatcACCACAGCTGACAGGTAGAGGCAGCTCCAGGTGGTAAGAGGAGCAGGGGCATGTCTGCCAGGTGGGCAGTGCCAGCCTCGTGCTGCTCTCTGTACCACCCAGCCCAGCTCTCCTTGAGCTTGTGCTTTAATAGGAGCTTTCTGCAGTAAAACGTCCTTTCCCTGAAGATCGCTGTGTCCTCACAGCTGGCAAGGGGGGCAGCTAATGACATTCACCTGTGAACTAAGGGGACGCAAAGCCAGAGGCAGACGCATGGGGCTGGCTGCGAACTCCCTCCCCAGACAGTGCCACAGAAGGGCCATTTTGGGTctgaggaggggagaggaagcaaACTTTGCAGCACGGCAGGTGTGCTCTACCGTGGTGCACTAGCGCCCCATTCAGCACAGCAGGTGTGCTCTAGCTGGGTGCACTAGTGCCCCATGCAGCACAGCAGTTGTGCTCTACCTGGGTGCACTAGTGCCCCGTGCAGCACAGCAGGTGTGCTCTACCGGGGTGCACTAGGGCCCCATTCAGCACAGCAGGTGTGCTCTAGCTGGGTGCACTAGTGCCCCATGCAGCACGGCAGGTGTGCTCTAGCTGGGTGCACTGGTGCCCCGTGCAGCACGGCAGGTGTGCTCTAGCTGGGTGCACTAGCGCCCCGTGCAGCACGGCAGATGTGCTCTAGCTGGGTGCACTAGTGCCCCATGCAGCACGGCAGGTGTGCTCTAGCTGGGTGCACTAGTGCCCCGTGCAGCACGGCAGATGTGCTCTAGCTGGGTGCACTAGTGCCCCGTGCAGCACGGCAGATGTGCTCTAGCTGGGTGCACTAGCGCCCCGTGCAGCTCAGCAGGTGTGTTTCTCCCAGGCGTACCTGGAGCCCTCTCTGGCAGAGCAGCTGTGCTAAGTGGGCTCcctggcagttcagcagcagcagagtggttATGGGAAATGCCAGCACATTGTAGTGTTTTAGCAAAATGTGGGGGGTACCAACCAGGTAGTCGGGCCTTTGTGAGCTCAGAGAAATGGCAGCTGCGGATTTAACTCCCCCTTCCGCTTGTGCTCGCTAGCCATGGACGTGAGTGGAGAAAGGTGCCATCAGAGTGGCTCAACATGTGCTAGTGTCTGTGCAGCTGGGCCCCTGGGAGGatagggggagaggagagggaagagccAAGGGATGAGGTGCTTGAACCCCAGAGTGCAGGGTCCAGGCTGCCCAGCAGGAGAGAACATGCCCGTTCTGCTCCCCAGACCCTGCCCACTGAGAACCTCCAACACTTGCATCCTCCTGGGAGGCGGTCAGGATCATcactgcacagatggggaaactgagtcacagggcggtgtgtgtgtgtgtgtgtgtgtgtgtgtgtgtgtgtgtgtgtgtgtgtgtgagacttgATCCCAAGGCTGCAGAGCAGGTTGGTCACCCAGCTTCCTCTGTGATGCTGCAGGTGCTGCATTAGGCACAGAGCGGATCACACGGGCTGCCCAGACTGCACTGGCTTCTTGGCTGCTTCCAGTTTGCAGGATGGAAGCTCTGCAAAGCCCAAAgtgagccccctcccagccctctgccatggAGGCAGCTCAGACCGGCTGGGATGATGATCTTAGGAAGAGGTGAGGCCTGGTCCCTGAGATGCTGAAgagtctggctctgctggctctcCTGACCCCGCTACGGTGCGATTCTCCTGCAGGGTTGGATTCCAGTGTTTATGTGCAGCTAAACCCTGGGGTAGTTGAACCCTGGGGGCCAGGGGTGGTGGTCTCCCTGACCTTTGCCATTCCAGGGCCATGGTTttcagtgggtgggggttccatagaatcatacaatattagggttggaagggacctcaggaggtcatctagtccaatcccctgctcaaagcaggaccaatccccaactaaatcatcccagccagggctttgtcaagccgggccttaaaaacctctaaggaaggagattccaccacctccctaggtaacccattccagtgcttcaccaccctcctagtgaaaaagttttcctaatatccaacctagacctccctcactgcaacttgagaccattactccttgttctgtcatctggtaccactgagaacagtctagatccatcctctttggaaccccctttcaggtagttgaaagcagctatcaaatcccctctcattcttctcttctgcagcctctcctcataagtcatgtgctccagccccctaatcatttttgttgccctccgctggactctttccaatttttccacatccttcttgtagtgtggggcccaaaactggacacagtactccagatgaggcctcaccaatgtcaaagagggaaatgatcacgtccctcgatctgctggcaatgcccctacttatacagcccaaaatgccattagccttcttggcaacaagggcacactgtcgactcatatccagcttctcatccactgtaacctctaggtccttttctgtagaactgctgcctagccatttggtccctagtctgtagcagtgcatgggattcttccgtcctaagtgcaggactctgcacttgtccttgttgaacctcatcagatttcttttggcccaatcctctaatttgtctagatccctctgtatcccatccctatcctccagcgtatctaccactcctcccagtttagtgtccgtTTGGCAGAACTGTTCTCCTGCTCCAAAGGACACTGTCATCTGGGCCAGGAGGCTGTGATGGGTACATTTCAAAGTCTACAataaatcagtggcaaagccaggaatagaacccaggagttctggtgGCAGCTGCCTCCTCTCACCACTAGACCTATTGCCCTGTTCCTTGTGTGGGCATTTTCACCAGTGCACAGTGGCTGTAAATGCTGTCACACCAGCATGGTGGCGctgtgcactggtgtaaatggcagCACAAGGGGCAGGACGATGGTGAATTAGCCCTCAAGGCAAGTGTAACTCAGCCTAGTGCCAATGGCAGCCCATGGAGTGGGGCTGACTCACATcagtggggatctggcccattattctCAAACCCAGGCAGGGACCGAGCTCAGCTAGACATGGGCGAGTTCTCTTCCGCTCTACACGGCCTGCGCTGAATGGCTGGGAGCTCCTGGTGCCATCGCCAGGCAGGCACTGCTTCGGCGAGACACAGGGCTGTGCCCGCTGTCCCTGAGCCTTCaggctgtcaggacaggaggaaAGCAAGGGATCGGAGGAGGGGGATCTTCCCACATGGGtctccccaacccctgctccatTGGGAGAGCAAGGAGCACAGGTTCGTTCACATGGTAGCCAGGCTGCAGTCTGAGCCAAAGGGCCTCCAGGAAGCCGGcactggagcctgggctgggggaagaaCTAAGGGGCAAGAAACCAATGAGGCCAATGCTGTCCTGCCTGGGCTCtggccctgaccactgggctgcagcctgatgcTGCCTTGAGAGACACAGAGCCAAATATCCCCGACTGGCCCGAGGAAAAGAGATCCCAAAGGCAAACCCTGCTCTGGGATAAAGGCAGGAGCTGGCAGTGGGCGTGTTCCAAGGAGCTGCCTGTTGCCACTCCAGGGACATGGTAGGCAGTGAGTGGGGGGCTGGCAGGAACGCATTGTGGCTCCGCCCTCTGGGGCGTTCTCTGAGTCAGGGGCCTGCCTCTTCCCTGTCCTCCCCTCGCCCTGTGGGGAGGAAGATGGGAACTGGACAGCTAATCTTGATGAAGGAGATGGGATCATAGGAGACattgacctgtggaactcactgctgcatgAGCTGGCTAGCAAGACACACCCTGTGGCTAGAACCCTGCCTGGTTCTACACTGACTAGGGCTGACATGGGTCGTTGGGGTAATCAGAGACAGCAAACTTCATGCTCCAGGGTGTGAGCTGATCAcgctggggtcaggaaggggtTTTCCCATCACCATGTGCAAGCCTGCCCAAAGGCCCCGGTACCATGGAAGGCAGGACAGGAGTAGATAGCAACCTGGCTCAGTCCAGTAACATTTATAGATTCATTGATTCCCAGCGGAAGAATGAGTTCTAGCTTCATGTATGATTTGTAATATCAGACAACGTAGACCAAGGAGCTGCAGGACATGGGGCTCGATACACCAGTGATCTGACTTCATATGGCAGGAGAAGGGATACAAAACCGACCGTCCTTTCTGGCGCAGCAGCTCCTATGCTCTGATAGCTACGGGAGAGGTGCCATGAGAGCCGTGGGATGCTGCGCGTGCCATgtcactgctggggggagggccaGATTGTTACAGGGATTTAGAAGccttgtgggatttttaaaaacacttcagtgcccactaggcacctaaatacctttaccaGTCTGGCCCTGAGAGACTGCTACAGTCCGGGATGTGTCAGCCTGTTACACCCTCCCCCGACAGACATGGGATCTGTTACCAGCTTCCAATGAACAGAAACGTGTGCTGATGTGACAACGGCAgcccccccaggcccagcccaggggcccaaggagagggagagcagaGCGCCCCTGCAGCCGCCCCCAACAGCCAGCGCTCTGAGCAGCCGGATCCTGTCTCTGCCCCACAGGACGGGAGGGAGGTTGGTGGGAAATGCAGTGACAGGAGCCAGGAACCGTCCCACGTGGGAATGCATGGAATGAAACACGCCAGAGGATTCAGCCCAGTGTGCGCCAATAccccagccagagctgggttCTTGCCCCAGCCCCCAGACAGGGATGGGGGAGGCATCTCCCAGGGCCGGTGCAGGATTCTTCCCTCTTATCTGTGCCCAAGGACTGCAGGGCTCTCTGGACAGAAGGGAACCAGATGTGCCAGGAGGTCATTGGCTCAAAGCAACGAGGCAGCTCAAGGATAGAGGTGCAGCTGTGATGCTTCAAACAGTCCCTGGAGccatcctgctccagccccacctctggcTCCTGTGACTCCAGAGACCCCATGAAATGCTCTGCCCACCCAGACCTTCCCCACTAATGTCACCAGCTCCCTTGCATGCGCCCCTCCTTACAGGGCAGCTGCGTCCCTGGTGGCGCCGA contains:
- the MPZ gene encoding myelin protein P0: MWSQGASGSGSLVLVAALFSALVLAPTLAIHVYTHREVHGTVGSQVTLACSFWSSEWISEDVSITWLFQPESGKDTISIFHFVKGQPYLSEVGAFKNRMEWVGDPHRKDGSIIIRNLDYTDNGTFTCDVKNPPDIGGKSSQVTLYVFEKVPIRYGVVLGAVIGGVLGLVILVVVIGYLIRYCWLRRQATLQRQLSAMEKGKLHRSAKDSSKRGRQPPVLYAMLDHSRSTKSASEKKSKGGLGESRKDKK